The following nucleotide sequence is from Coffea eugenioides isolate CCC68of chromosome 10, Ceug_1.0, whole genome shotgun sequence.
GATCTTTTACACATTTTCAACCAGATTATTTGTATACTTTATCTAACTTATAAAGAGTTCTATCCTAAATGAAAAGAATCATGCTTGTGCATGTATTCAACTGAACATTCCAAAGCCAACCTCCACCCTATTCCctaaagaaaaggaaacgaTTTTAAAAGGACGAGTGAGTCATACTGCTCCAGTAGTTGAAGGTGCAAATAACCTCTTGAGGTTGACCTTTCTTACAACCATTTCCACGTGTTGCTTGATCTTATCCCAAAGTGATTCCTGCAGAAAATATCAGCTGTCAGAGTTTTATCTGAGTAATCAATATATAAAGGTAATGATGCACTTTCTTGCTTTTGGAGAAGCTGAGGCGGCCCATTTATACATTTACCCTACCAAGGCCTGGCTAAAGATACCACAGGCAGGTTTGTAGAACAATTTATTTGGTGTATCAAGATGAAGCATCACTCAAAGAACAATCAATTTGGTGTATCAAGGTGAAGCATCACAAGAGGAGTACGTGAAAActaatgtcatgtctcacaATGCAATCAATTGAAGGTCTCTTAGAAAACTGATGGTAGGATGCCTCAATTTGTGGATGTGCCTTTCATCATTCCTGTCAAGAACTCATTCATCAAAGTATCCATTCTTGATTCATTTACTCCAAACTTCCTAGTACCACAAATTACATTAAACATGCGAAAAAGTCCACAGTTTTATGGCTCTGACAGCTCTTTTCTCCTTTAGGCTGTCTCTGCTTCTGTTAAGATTGAGGAAGGTCTTTGCTTTCATTCCATTGTAAACAATGCTATTTGGCCAAAGATGCTGAGAGCAGAAAGTGGAATCTGTGATAaaagattttaattttattaaggAAGAAGACATCGAATCCCAAAGAAACTATTGAGATTGGTTTAATCTTCTGGGGCAGAAAGATTTTGACACACAGTTCAATGCATATAATCTGCGTGGTTAAGGCACTTGTTTTTGTACACGAGTATCTTCTTGATCCATCTAAATCCTTTCTTAAAGGATATCCTTCCTTTGAATTTCATTGTGTTTCGCGGCGGGGAGTCAGGGGAGATGTTTGATAagataatttttttcttcttcttgcagGTTAAACACTCAACAGAAAAAGCATAAAGTGCAAAATTAACCTGAGCTATGTCCTCAAGTCTAGAGGAAGGTAAAGCAAGTTGATCTGGATAGTCCTCAAATCCTTCTAATTTATCAGAATGAAGCAATGGGTCTGTGCAACTCCCAGGAGGTGATACGTAGCTTTCCCTTGGTGACTTAATGACAGAGGAGTCACTTATTTCTACCTCCTTTGAGCTCTTGCTCGAGGATATCCGCATGATATTATAGACGTAAGACCACAGGAAGATGGCTCCTATCTGAATCATGATGACAAATCAATGGATACATTCACCAGACTTCCCTAAagcaggaaaaaaaagaaggcgCAATGTACAACTTGAGCACTTTTTCAGCAATTCAGATCCTCCACCCTTTCTGGTTACTTCGTCGTCAGTTCAAAGAAATCCTTTCACCACGAGACATTATTCAGGTGTAATAAAAGCAGTCAACTTATGCAATAATATCCCTCTTAAGTATATGAATCTAtgcttgacaatttaattttaAATCCCATGTACTCTTAGAAAGGTTCAAATGTAGTCAATACAATGTTTTTTACCAGTTAGTTTTCCAACTGAAATTAGCTCTAAGGCATATTGTTTGGTTTGCAAAACACATTCATGTTTTTAGACAACCCTACTAGGAATGATGTAGACTGACCACACCACTTTATCATATTCACTCCTTTAATAGGTCACAATATGCTATGATAATGGCTACCAGTCATGTTCCCATCTGCTTCCCTTAAACTGGAATAACTGATAGAGACATACCGCCATTGAAAGAGAAGCATATGCCATTCCATATGAATGACAAACATCAGGAGCTCCAAAAGGGCTTCCTTTCTCTTTACAAACTGCTGGAATTATAATGAGAAGCATGTTTCCTAAATTTCCTGTTCACACACATGAGAAAGGAAAACATTCTCACGGCAATATTAGCCATGAAatgaggagggaaaaacttaaTAAGCAATAACAGAAACGTTTTCCCCAGCAAATGAAGGGATCAGAAAAATGATGCAGGACTTGAATGTACTCTTTCCTCATATATTATGGAAAAATTTTAGCCATACAAATGTTTCCAAAACACCCATTTCTACAGAACAAGAAAATACATGTACAGCAAAATTTACCTGCAGCACAACATCCAATAACAAGCCCATGCAGATGTCGAGGAGCTCTTGTCATTTGAATGACCAGCCACCCAAGAACTGAACCAACAAGGAATGTAATAAGGACATTGAAAGGCATGAACCACCTGCACATTTAACTGGGGTCACACTTAAAACTCTGAATAaatgaagagaagaaaaagaactttacagggaaaaaaaatgatgttGAATGAAGTCAGCATCATGGTAAGAACTCACAACTTGACCATGCTATCATATGTTATTGTCTTTGCTAAGTTGCTTGACACGATCGCTGGATTGAAGACATAAAATACAATCTGCACAAAGAGAACAGCAACCCAGTAAATTTGGTGTCACATAATTTACGCCCTCAAAACAAAACCTTCAAATGTAAACTGATTTCAACTCTGTACAATCGTCACCAAACCAAAGAAGCTGCAAACAACGGAAAAATGAAATGTTATACCTTATAGGAGGCTCTAAGACTAGATATGGAGCAAAGTTCCAAGTCCAGAAAATCGGGACTTGTTCGCATGTACAGGACACTACACATCTAGGAATTTGGAGACCAAAAAtataattcatcataataataataataattattactGATACAAGAAAGGATATATGTATGTGAGCGTATAAATTATCATTATTCAAAAGAAAGGACTCCAAAACAAGGAACAGAATATTTTGAAGTTGTTCTTGGTATATTTTTTATAGTTCTCTTCTTATGGTTTTTGTATATCGGATCCGTACTTGTATTAAGTTTGGTTGTGGCGGTGTGGTAGAAACACAAACTATCAATCTCCTTAAGGAATAGTGTCAGTGACTACTTTTTTCTAAGTGCGGGGTCTTGTCAAGTTAAGAATTTACACCTTTCTTATAACTGAATAAAAAACAACGAGCATAATTGTACGCAAAAATGCAGTTCAATCAATTCTTTGATAtgggagggaaaaaaaaagaatatacgAAGCCTGAGTGTACTCCAAAGCCTGCAAAAGCAATGTGACACCAAATTCCTTCCCTTCTTGACCCTTTAATTAACTCTCAGTTATACAACACCACTATCTTGCATGCTCCGGATACTAGCAGCTAAGGGAACTAAATAACAGTAAACTTTCCATTGAATCGATGTTGGAACATCAGAATCCAACAAGAGCTTACCAGTAGGTGTCCAACAATTTCACCAGTTATACAGCTCAAAAGGATGTATCTTAAATAACGTCCATCACCAACCTTAGCATACATGTCCATGTGCACGCATGTGAGTGAGAGAAAATCGACGAAATATACAGTAAGGGTGTTAATGCGTTTGACATCTCGCAGCATGAAAAGCCAACTGTTAGCCGAAGCAATGTTTAACGCTCAGGGATAGCatataaagagagtcaaaacaAACAATAACAATGTTTGTCTTCTGGCTTCACATAATAAGTAGCAGTAAAGGACATGAGTTAGAGCATGATCAGAATGAGTGGAGAGGAGACACGATTCTTGCAGCAACCAAGGTAAAGGAGCGAGATGTATGTGGGGGAATGTAGGCGGCTTACACCATTCAAGTGCTTCCTTGCGTCCTCCCCTAATATGTTGACTCGATCCAGTGCAAGATACGAACCAAGTGCGGTCACCAAAAGGACTTTGAGGACTGGAATGGATGCAGCGCTGAAAAGATCCAAAAGCCCCATCTGGCTGGCTGCTTTTATAACTGGTAAATATAACCAAAAGTTGTCAAATCGAGAAAATGCTCCCTGTTTGGAAGATGAAAGATTGTGAAGCTGAGTGATATATCATATATGGACATGTTCCGAAACCATCAACCTGGCTCCGGTTAATCACCGAATTAGCAAGTAACATCCTAGGGAGAAGAGAAGCTATACGTAAAAGTATGAAGGTCATGACGCGTAGAGGAGTTGAACAGATGATAAATTGGCCCGACCAAGCTTGATCTTGATGCAATAAAGAACATGGATATCGTATTGCATCCACCATCCAGTCCACAAAGCATACGAGCATGGTTTATACAAGGACAGGGCTAAACCaatgaaaaaatggaagaagtt
It contains:
- the LOC113748832 gene encoding protein PIN-LIKES 3-like gives rise to the protein MGLLDLFSAASIPVLKVLLVTALGSYLALDRVNILGEDARKHLNGIVFYVFNPAIVSSNLAKTITYDSMVKLWFMPFNVLITFLVGSVLGWLVIQMTRAPRHLHGLVIGCCAAGNLGNMLLIIIPAVCKEKGSPFGAPDVCHSYGMAYASLSMAIGAIFLWSYVYNIMRISSSKSSKEVEISDSSVIKSPRESYVSPPGSCTDPLLHSDKLEGFEDYPDQLALPSSRLEDIAQESLWDKIKQHVEMVVRKVNLKRLFAPSTTGAIVGFVVGLVPQFRRFIIGDAAPLRVIHDTALLLGDGAIPALTLIMGGNLLKGLQIAAVPKSLIAGIVIARYIVLPMIGVAAVKGALQFGLVDNNPLYQFVLLLQYAVPPAMNIGTITQLFGAGESECSVIMLWTYALASVALTFWSTFFLWLVA